The Hymenobacter sp. GOD-10R genome includes a window with the following:
- a CDS encoding efflux RND transporter periplasmic adaptor subunit, which translates to MKHTTSAALLALAMLAACGGQKDPAAELAALKKEQANNQAKIAELEAKVGPDKSNAAAIAVPVGIIKVQPEDFRSYLEVQGRADFDQNANVSARASGTITNIRVQRGDRVGKGQVLATLDAAVLESGIAELRTRLDLARVLFEKQDRLWKQQIGTEVQYLQAKNNYQALQRNLATQQQQRDLYNVRAPFSGTVDDVPAKVGELASPGVPVVRLLSGSSGKIVADISEAYANSIKAGDKALVSIPDLGAENLTSTVRTVSRIINPTSRTFTVELRLNGKEGAQLRPNMVASVRIQNYNRANATVVPVDLVQKDEENSYVYVVEQKGNQKIAAKRVIQTGATYNGKVEVTKGLAANDQVISAGYQNVNEGQVVTL; encoded by the coding sequence ATGAAACATACTACTTCTGCCGCGCTGCTGGCGCTGGCAATGCTGGCCGCTTGCGGTGGCCAAAAAGATCCTGCTGCGGAACTGGCTGCGCTGAAAAAAGAACAAGCAAACAACCAGGCCAAGATTGCGGAGCTAGAAGCTAAGGTAGGCCCCGACAAGAGCAACGCGGCTGCTATTGCGGTACCAGTAGGCATCATCAAAGTGCAGCCGGAGGATTTCCGGAGCTACCTGGAGGTACAGGGCCGTGCTGACTTCGATCAGAATGCAAACGTGTCGGCGCGGGCCTCCGGGACCATCACCAATATCCGCGTGCAGCGCGGCGACCGTGTCGGTAAGGGCCAAGTGCTAGCTACCCTCGACGCGGCTGTGCTCGAATCTGGTATTGCCGAGCTACGCACCCGCCTCGACTTGGCGCGCGTGTTGTTCGAGAAGCAAGACCGCCTCTGGAAGCAGCAGATCGGCACGGAGGTGCAGTATCTACAAGCTAAAAACAACTACCAGGCGTTGCAGCGCAACCTCGCTACCCAGCAGCAGCAGCGCGACCTCTACAACGTGCGGGCGCCTTTCTCGGGTACCGTCGATGATGTGCCAGCTAAAGTTGGGGAGCTAGCTTCGCCGGGTGTGCCCGTCGTGCGGCTGCTGAGTGGATCGTCAGGCAAGATTGTGGCCGACATCTCGGAGGCGTATGCTAACAGCATCAAGGCCGGTGACAAAGCGTTGGTCAGCATCCCTGACCTAGGTGCTGAGAACCTGACTTCGACGGTACGTACCGTGAGCCGCATCATCAATCCAACGAGCCGCACCTTCACCGTGGAGCTGCGTCTTAATGGGAAAGAGGGTGCTCAGCTTCGCCCCAACATGGTAGCCTCAGTCCGCATCCAAAACTACAACCGCGCCAACGCCACCGTAGTACCCGTTGACCTTGTGCAGAAGGATGAGGAAAACAGCTACGTGTATGTGGTAGAGCAGAAAGGTAATCAGAAAATTGCTGCCAAGCGCGTTATTCAGACTGGTGCCACTTACAACGGGAAAGTGGAAGTAACGAAAGGTCTAGCCGCTAACGACCAAGTAATCTCAGCGGGCTATCAGAACGTGAACGAAGGGCAAGTCGTGACCTTATAG
- a CDS encoding TolC family protein: MQKLLAQTPSTGQPVATSTPLALSLQQAVDYSLKNKSTLQATRINEQLADARIGQIKSQGLPQVNVAATLTDNFKLQKSLVDFGAFAGPQLQGATLTSTDIVTAQSGQPVTLQPAYKEAVATPPQPLAFGLQYAGNTSASFSQQLFNGSYLLGLKAAKVYQQLATKQTVQSEVDVVEQVSKAYYSTLVASERLKLLSRNVQRLDTLLYQTERTFKEGFVEKLDVQRLQVQRNNLRIEQQNAERLINLSVALLKFQMGLDQRQPVQLTDSLSTAVLDAERLKQQVSQVEKDFNYSNRVEYSVLETQRDLAALDVRNQRAGYLPSLNLVGAYGFIGSAKSLPGLLEFRGPNSLDPVTNFPNQSWFGFGNIGLQLQIPVFDGFRKKYLVQSAKLTLEQLNKGFTTLQQSIDLQRTQSQTTLQNDLDVLVNQKANLDLATEVARVAKVKFQEGVGSNVELVTAETDLRQAQTNYYSALYDALVAKVDYDKAAGTLYKK; encoded by the coding sequence ATGCAAAAGCTGCTTGCCCAGACGCCTTCCACTGGCCAGCCGGTTGCTACTTCAACGCCGTTGGCGCTGTCGCTGCAACAGGCTGTTGATTACTCGCTTAAGAATAAGTCGACGCTACAGGCTACTCGTATCAACGAACAGCTAGCTGATGCTCGCATTGGGCAGATTAAGTCGCAGGGTTTGCCACAGGTGAATGTGGCTGCCACGCTGACGGATAACTTCAAACTACAAAAATCCCTAGTTGATTTCGGGGCGTTTGCCGGTCCGCAACTGCAAGGTGCTACCCTTACCAGTACTGACATTGTTACTGCGCAGTCTGGTCAGCCTGTTACCTTGCAACCTGCTTATAAAGAGGCTGTTGCTACTCCGCCCCAACCACTGGCGTTCGGCTTGCAATACGCTGGCAACACCTCGGCTTCCTTCTCGCAACAGTTGTTTAATGGTTCTTATCTATTGGGCCTAAAGGCAGCAAAAGTGTACCAGCAATTGGCAACCAAGCAGACGGTACAGAGTGAGGTGGATGTGGTGGAGCAGGTTTCGAAAGCTTACTACAGCACTCTGGTAGCCAGTGAGCGATTGAAACTGCTGTCTCGCAACGTGCAGCGCCTCGATACGCTTCTTTATCAAACGGAGCGCACCTTTAAAGAAGGATTTGTTGAGAAGCTGGATGTACAGCGCTTACAAGTGCAGCGTAATAACCTGCGCATTGAGCAGCAGAACGCTGAACGCCTGATTAATCTGAGTGTAGCCTTACTGAAGTTCCAGATGGGCCTCGACCAGCGTCAGCCGGTGCAGCTGACTGACTCGCTAAGCACAGCTGTATTAGACGCTGAGCGACTCAAACAGCAGGTAAGCCAAGTGGAGAAAGACTTTAACTACAGTAACCGTGTTGAGTACTCGGTGCTGGAAACCCAGCGCGACCTAGCTGCCCTCGACGTGCGCAACCAACGTGCAGGCTATCTGCCTTCACTAAATCTGGTGGGCGCTTATGGTTTCATCGGCTCCGCGAAGTCGTTGCCCGGCCTATTGGAATTCCGCGGTCCTAACTCTCTGGACCCTGTTACCAACTTCCCTAATCAGAGTTGGTTTGGTTTCGGCAACATAGGCTTACAGTTGCAAATCCCGGTGTTTGATGGTTTTCGCAAGAAGTACCTGGTACAGAGTGCTAAGCTAACGCTGGAACAGCTGAATAAAGGCTTTACAACTCTTCAGCAGAGCATCGACTTGCAGCGGACCCAAAGCCAGACGACGTTGCAGAACGACCTGGATGTGCTAGTTAACCAGAAAGCTAACCTAGACCTAGCTACCGAAGTGGCCCGCGTGGCGAAAGTGAAGTTTCAAGAAGGGGTGGGCTCCAATGTGGAGCTAGTGACGGCCGAAACGGACTTGCGCCAAGCACAGACGAACTACTACTCCGCGCTCTACGATGCGCTGGTGGCTAAAGTAGACTATGACAAAGCAGCCGGTACCTTGTACAAAAAGTAA
- a CDS encoding TetR/AcrR family transcriptional regulator: MEIKDRILQSAGALFSQRGLKSVSMDDIATHLAVSKKTLYKWFENKDQIVQATLEQYLSNNQCEGQQLLNGAANAIDEFFLMLEWIRNHFADIVPGIFYDMQKYYPGAWQLWLEHKNTFILAQIKANLQRGITEGLYRPELDVEVIARMRLALIELLLNAEVYPPRQFSQQRVQTCILEHFMLGIASLKGYKLINQYRHVTEEE; the protein is encoded by the coding sequence ATGGAAATCAAAGATCGGATTCTACAATCAGCCGGGGCGCTGTTCTCGCAACGAGGCTTGAAAAGCGTCTCCATGGATGACATTGCGACCCACTTGGCCGTGTCGAAAAAGACGCTTTACAAGTGGTTCGAAAACAAGGACCAGATTGTGCAAGCCACTCTGGAGCAATACTTAAGCAATAACCAGTGCGAAGGCCAACAATTACTCAATGGGGCTGCTAATGCCATTGATGAGTTCTTTCTGATGCTGGAGTGGATTCGGAACCATTTCGCCGACATCGTTCCGGGTATTTTCTACGACATGCAGAAGTATTACCCAGGAGCTTGGCAGCTGTGGTTAGAACACAAGAACACTTTTATTCTAGCGCAGATTAAGGCCAATCTGCAACGCGGAATTACTGAAGGGCTTTACCGCCCCGAGCTAGACGTGGAAGTGATAGCCCGCATGCGTTTAGCCCTGATTGAGTTGTTGTTGAATGCAGAAGTTTATCCACCTCGTCAGTTCTCTCAGCAAAGGGTGCAAACCTGTATCCTAGAGCATTTTATGCTAGGTATCGCCAGCCTTAAAGGCTACAAGCTTATCAACCAATACCGTCATGTGACGGAGGAAGAATAA
- the ispF gene encoding 2-C-methyl-D-erythritol 2,4-cyclodiphosphate synthase, with protein MKIRTGFGYDVHQLREGLPFWLGGVQIPHTHGALGHSDADVLIHVICDALLGAANLRDIGFHFPDTDPQYKGIDSKRLLAEVVRLLEERGYAISNIDSTVCLEAPKVNPHIPAMQETLAAVLRIPTEDISIKATTTEKLGFVGRREGVAAYASVLITKS; from the coding sequence ATGAAAATTCGCACCGGCTTCGGCTACGACGTGCACCAGCTCCGCGAGGGGCTTCCTTTTTGGCTCGGCGGTGTCCAGATTCCGCATACCCACGGCGCCCTCGGCCACTCCGACGCCGATGTTCTCATCCACGTGATTTGTGATGCCCTGCTCGGCGCCGCCAACCTCCGCGACATCGGTTTCCACTTCCCCGACACCGACCCGCAGTACAAAGGCATTGACTCGAAGCGTTTGCTGGCTGAAGTGGTGCGCCTGTTGGAGGAACGCGGCTACGCTATTTCCAATATCGACTCAACCGTTTGCCTAGAAGCGCCCAAGGTAAATCCGCACATTCCGGCTATGCAGGAAACTTTGGCAGCCGTCCTGCGCATTCCCACGGAAGACATTTCCATTAAGGCCACGACTACCGAAAAGCTAGGGTTTGTCGGCCGCCGGGAAGGTGTCGCTGCTTACGCCAGCGTGCTCATTACTAAGTCGTAA
- a CDS encoding M28 family peptidase, which translates to MSLLRYFIPSFYSMHKNTFYALLLAACCATSAGAQQAPAKGKTKVKSRGDATTTPVQPTMTPAPAPSAADLATAYANSITQEDLRKHLSIIASDAYEGRETGEKGQKMAAEYIAKQFQELGLVGPVQGSDNPYVQHFTMVRSTWGNDATLAIGKQTYKWTTDFLGYGRTPFATETTVQPVFVGYGLEADYAGKELKGKDVIMLVSEPGMNEYRSKIATASSKGVRSVFLVNFTPGASFAAATAPIAAYVNRPTIMFKDAPQQSGGRAAAFVVTPAVGYKMLGTNEAGVTKYLAAAKAGSQAAAPFKPVSFQIKTPQNQQEFVTENVMGLLEGTDKKDEYLVCSAHYDHVGVIKGEVYNGADDDGSGTVSVLEMAEAFAKAKKEGHSPRRSILFLTVTGEEKGLLGSEYYTDHPVLPLAQTIADLNTDMVGRTDKDHEGKGAYVYVIGSDKLSSELHTIVQAENKQHTNIDLDFRFNDPQDPNRFYYRSDHYNFAKHKIPVAFFFNGVHADYHGAGDEVSKIEFPQMEKRVHLIFYTAWDLANRDNRIVVDSNKQ; encoded by the coding sequence GTGTCTTTGCTTCGCTATTTCATTCCCTCATTCTACTCCATGCACAAGAACACCTTTTACGCGCTGCTGCTAGCGGCGTGCTGTGCTACTTCTGCCGGGGCGCAGCAAGCGCCGGCCAAGGGCAAAACCAAAGTAAAGAGCCGCGGCGACGCTACTACTACCCCGGTGCAACCCACCATGACCCCGGCCCCAGCACCTTCTGCGGCTGACCTAGCTACTGCGTACGCCAACAGCATCACGCAGGAAGATCTGCGCAAGCACCTCTCCATCATCGCCTCCGACGCCTACGAAGGGCGCGAAACAGGTGAAAAGGGTCAGAAGATGGCCGCTGAATACATTGCCAAGCAGTTCCAAGAGCTAGGTCTGGTGGGCCCCGTGCAAGGCTCCGACAACCCCTACGTGCAGCACTTTACCATGGTGCGCTCCACTTGGGGCAACGACGCCACCCTAGCTATCGGCAAGCAGACGTATAAGTGGACCACGGACTTTCTTGGGTACGGCCGCACACCTTTCGCCACCGAAACCACGGTGCAACCTGTGTTTGTAGGCTATGGTCTGGAAGCCGACTACGCTGGCAAGGAGCTGAAGGGCAAAGACGTAATCATGCTGGTTAGTGAGCCGGGCATGAACGAGTATCGTTCGAAAATTGCCACGGCCAGCAGCAAGGGCGTGCGCAGCGTATTCCTGGTCAACTTCACACCGGGCGCTTCGTTTGCGGCGGCTACGGCTCCCATCGCGGCGTACGTGAATCGGCCAACGATTATGTTTAAGGATGCTCCGCAGCAAAGTGGTGGCCGGGCCGCAGCGTTTGTCGTGACGCCCGCAGTGGGCTACAAGATGCTAGGCACGAACGAAGCTGGTGTTACCAAATACCTAGCGGCGGCAAAAGCTGGTAGCCAAGCAGCAGCGCCGTTCAAACCCGTTAGCTTCCAGATCAAAACGCCCCAAAATCAGCAGGAGTTCGTCACCGAAAACGTGATGGGCTTGCTGGAAGGTACCGACAAGAAAGACGAGTACCTAGTATGCTCGGCGCACTACGACCACGTAGGCGTAATCAAAGGCGAGGTGTACAACGGCGCTGATGATGACGGCTCGGGTACGGTATCGGTACTGGAAATGGCGGAGGCGTTTGCCAAAGCCAAAAAGGAAGGCCACAGTCCGCGGCGCAGCATCTTGTTCCTCACCGTAACCGGTGAAGAGAAAGGCCTGCTCGGTTCGGAGTACTACACGGATCATCCGGTGTTGCCGCTCGCGCAGACTATTGCCGACCTGAACACCGACATGGTAGGCCGCACCGACAAAGACCACGAGGGCAAGGGCGCCTACGTGTATGTGATTGGCTCCGACAAGCTTTCCTCAGAACTGCACACCATTGTGCAGGCTGAGAACAAGCAGCACACCAACATCGACCTAGACTTCCGCTTCAACGATCCGCAGGACCCGAACCGCTTCTACTATCGCTCCGACCACTATAACTTCGCTAAGCACAAGATTCCGGTGGCGTTCTTCTTCAACGGTGTGCACGCCGACTATCACGGCGCCGGCGATGAGGTAAGCAAGATCGAGTTTCCGCAGATGGAAAAGCGCGTGCACCTCATTTTCTACACCGCCTGGGACCTAGCTAACCGCGACAACCGCATTGTAGTCGATTCCAATAAGCAATAA
- a CDS encoding M28 family peptidase, with the protein MNKHPFYALLFAAACSIAVPATAQKVKAKKAAKTAASTAAPAADTDLSVTYANTITQEDLRKHLSILASDAYEGRETGEKGQKMAAEYIAKYFQDLGLTGPVQGSDNPYVQHFQLERTHWGDVSFTVGKQSFKWLEDFFIFGKSPFQEETTLQPVFVGYGIEQEGYSDYAGKDVKGKDVVMLGGEPKTKEGKFVLGTDGKPSKWSTDRSAKMTTAMQKGARSVITINPDAALFMANINRIKPYLQQSQMGLPKATTEDAAKPASYAIFSVSPALGASLVGTTPAALQQYQADVLQAGKPVAVKWKASPAKLKAPIIKENVTTENVMGYLEGTDKKDELLVCSAHYDHIGITDGKVNNGADDDGSGTVSVLELAQAFAQAKKDGHGPRRSILFITVTGEEKGLLGSEYYTEHPVFPLASTIADLNIDMIGRIDYNHKKGDNYVGLVGSDKLSSELHAINEANNTKYTKLDLDYRYNVPNEPERIYYRSDHYNFAKNGIPVIFYTTGEHEDYHKETDEVDKIEFPLMETRARLVFHTAWELTNRDNRIVVDSNKP; encoded by the coding sequence ATGAACAAACATCCTTTTTATGCGCTGCTTTTTGCGGCAGCGTGTAGCATAGCCGTGCCGGCAACGGCGCAAAAAGTAAAAGCGAAGAAAGCAGCCAAGACTGCTGCTTCGACCGCGGCACCAGCAGCTGACACCGATTTATCGGTGACGTATGCCAATACCATCACGCAGGAAGACTTGCGCAAGCATCTATCTATCTTGGCTTCCGATGCCTATGAAGGCCGCGAAACGGGCGAAAAAGGCCAGAAGATGGCTGCCGAGTATATTGCCAAATATTTCCAAGACCTAGGTTTGACCGGCCCGGTACAAGGCTCCGACAACCCTTACGTGCAGCACTTCCAGCTGGAGCGCACGCACTGGGGTGATGTGTCGTTTACGGTGGGCAAGCAGTCGTTTAAGTGGCTAGAAGACTTCTTCATCTTCGGCAAGTCGCCATTTCAGGAGGAAACAACCCTACAGCCGGTCTTTGTGGGCTATGGCATCGAGCAGGAGGGCTACTCCGACTACGCCGGCAAAGACGTGAAGGGCAAAGACGTGGTGATGCTAGGTGGCGAGCCCAAAACCAAAGAAGGCAAGTTTGTGCTCGGCACAGATGGCAAGCCCAGCAAATGGAGCACCGACCGCAGCGCCAAAATGACGACAGCCATGCAGAAAGGTGCCCGCAGCGTGATTACCATCAACCCCGACGCGGCACTGTTCATGGCCAATATCAACCGCATCAAGCCGTACTTGCAACAGTCGCAGATGGGCTTGCCCAAGGCAACCACGGAAGATGCAGCCAAGCCTGCTTCGTACGCAATTTTCTCCGTTTCGCCTGCTTTAGGTGCGTCACTGGTCGGAACCACGCCCGCGGCGCTTCAGCAGTACCAGGCCGACGTGCTGCAAGCTGGCAAGCCTGTAGCGGTGAAGTGGAAAGCTAGCCCCGCGAAGCTGAAAGCTCCTATTATCAAGGAAAACGTCACGACGGAAAACGTGATGGGCTACCTGGAAGGCACCGACAAAAAAGACGAGCTGCTGGTGTGCTCGGCGCACTACGACCACATCGGCATCACGGATGGGAAAGTGAACAACGGCGCCGACGATGATGGCTCGGGCACCGTATCGGTACTGGAGCTAGCGCAGGCATTCGCGCAGGCGAAGAAAGATGGCCACGGTCCGCGCCGCAGCATCCTGTTCATCACCGTAACCGGTGAAGAGAAAGGCCTGCTCGGTTCGGAGTACTACACCGAACACCCGGTGTTCCCGCTGGCGAGCACCATTGCCGACCTGAACATTGATATGATCGGGCGCATCGACTACAACCACAAGAAGGGTGACAACTACGTGGGCCTGGTAGGCTCGGATAAGCTGTCGTCGGAGTTGCATGCTATCAACGAGGCCAACAACACCAAGTACACGAAGCTTGACCTCGACTACCGCTACAACGTGCCCAACGAACCCGAGCGCATCTACTACCGCTCCGACCACTACAACTTCGCCAAAAACGGTATCCCCGTAATCTTCTACACCACTGGTGAGCACGAAGACTACCACAAGGAAACCGACGAAGTCGACAAGATTGAATTTCCGCTGATGGAAACTCGCGCCCGCTTGGTGTTCCACACGGCCTGGGAACTAACAAATCGAGACAACCGAATTGTAGTAGATTCCAACAAACCGTAA
- a CDS encoding LutB/LldF family L-lactate oxidation iron-sulfur protein produces MTKVLQFLTDSEQKAFDLEHRRKIRFNIGKYNAAVQTGLTWYHDHELARERASHLKSKAINNLEQYLLEFEQNFTARGGKVIWAQNADEALREIGKIMARRKARTVVKAKSMTTEEIHLNHFLGQNGIDSIETDLGEYIVQLNGERPYHIVTPAMHLNKHDIANIFVKHLGIPYTDDAQKLVLTARHLLRDKYTTAEVGITGGNFLIADTGAIAVTENEGNARLSATFPRTHIAIVGIEKVIPKLEDLALFWPLLSTSGTGQQVTVYNTIYTGPRQPLEKDGPDEMYVVLLDNGRTNLLAQPDKREALHCIRCGACLNVCPVYKNIGGHTYEATYSGPIGSVITPHLSGLAENKHLSYASSLCGACTSVCPVKINIHNILLKNRQQSVQEGLTDKEERLAVKLWMRAMLNRTLLNLLPARAKNYVLTRLLDLSWNKRRGSLAVAPKSFNRMWRERK; encoded by the coding sequence ATGACCAAAGTCCTGCAATTTCTTACCGACTCCGAGCAAAAAGCCTTTGATCTGGAGCACCGGCGCAAGATTCGCTTCAACATTGGCAAGTACAACGCCGCTGTGCAAACCGGCCTCACCTGGTACCACGACCACGAGCTAGCTCGGGAGCGCGCCTCTCATCTGAAGTCTAAGGCGATTAACAACCTAGAGCAGTACTTGCTTGAGTTTGAGCAGAACTTTACGGCCCGTGGGGGCAAGGTCATTTGGGCGCAGAATGCGGACGAAGCTCTGCGCGAAATCGGCAAGATCATGGCCCGCCGCAAGGCGCGCACCGTGGTAAAAGCCAAGAGCATGACCACCGAGGAAATTCATCTCAATCACTTCCTCGGCCAGAATGGCATCGACTCTATCGAAACCGACCTAGGTGAATACATTGTGCAGCTCAACGGCGAACGGCCCTACCACATCGTAACGCCAGCCATGCACTTGAACAAGCATGACATTGCCAACATCTTTGTCAAGCACCTAGGTATTCCTTACACCGACGATGCTCAAAAGCTGGTGCTTACGGCCCGGCACCTGCTGCGCGACAAGTACACGACGGCTGAGGTAGGCATCACCGGCGGCAACTTCCTTATTGCGGATACTGGTGCCATTGCCGTAACCGAGAATGAGGGCAACGCCCGTTTGTCGGCTACGTTTCCGCGCACCCACATTGCCATTGTTGGCATTGAGAAAGTTATTCCGAAGCTGGAAGACCTAGCTTTGTTCTGGCCCCTGCTGAGCACAAGCGGCACGGGGCAGCAGGTCACCGTTTACAATACCATTTATACCGGGCCGCGCCAGCCCCTAGAAAAGGATGGCCCCGACGAGATGTACGTGGTGCTGCTCGACAATGGCCGCACCAACCTGCTCGCCCAACCCGATAAGCGCGAAGCCTTGCATTGCATTCGGTGCGGCGCTTGCCTGAACGTGTGCCCCGTGTACAAGAACATTGGGGGCCACACGTACGAGGCTACGTACTCCGGCCCAATTGGCTCCGTCATTACCCCGCACCTATCAGGCTTAGCCGAGAACAAACACCTGAGCTATGCGTCGTCGCTGTGCGGCGCCTGTACCAGCGTGTGCCCAGTGAAGATCAACATCCACAATATTCTGCTCAAAAATCGGCAGCAAAGCGTACAGGAAGGCCTCACCGACAAAGAAGAACGCTTGGCCGTGAAGCTTTGGATGCGGGCCATGCTGAACCGGACGCTGCTGAACCTCTTACCAGCGCGCGCCAAAAACTACGTGCTCACCCGCCTGCTAGACTTGTCCTGGAACAAGCGCCGTGGCTCGTTAGCAGTAGCACCCAAGTCATTCAACCGCATGTGGCGGGAGCGCAAATAG
- a CDS encoding T9SS type A sorting domain-containing protein, whose amino-acid sequence MHNLVIDGNAPNNKAVLKLTDGRLEVFGNFSNAQGGFEQGGGVFQLAANGDQSFDGDNFFNFEVSGSGNKKLIGQMTVQGELRFQGGILMTDPTLPTTNNVTLLGNATMQNEAENTYLSGTVTARQVVNQGDVANFGNLGLRYEKTSANAGETLVTRITSISYPSASKAGQSVRRSFNVIPANDVTAQITFNYLDVERGSLNENLLVLYRSTNGGATFDQLGKDGQSTANNFVSKGQIPGSGLFTVSVERIPLPVALTSFTAARQGADAALTWVTAQEENNAGFDVQVSTDGSSFRTLTTITPKSPNSSIGATYKYIDQELGKTGIRYYRLRQSDVDGKESFYGPKAVEFGDAAVAFSAAPNPFNSEVMLTAQTSVAGAATLRLTDINGRTVREQALSLNKGVSTLPMSDLDALKGGMYFVQLTLPNGQVQRLKVLKQ is encoded by the coding sequence GTGCACAACTTAGTTATCGACGGCAACGCACCCAATAACAAGGCAGTACTCAAACTCACAGATGGCCGCTTAGAAGTTTTCGGCAATTTTAGCAATGCACAAGGCGGTTTTGAGCAAGGCGGCGGTGTGTTCCAGCTAGCCGCAAACGGAGATCAATCGTTCGACGGAGACAACTTTTTCAATTTTGAAGTAAGTGGTAGTGGCAATAAGAAGCTAATCGGCCAGATGACTGTGCAAGGTGAGTTGCGCTTTCAGGGAGGTATTCTCATGACCGATCCTACTTTGCCGACGACTAATAACGTAACACTGCTTGGTAACGCCACGATGCAGAATGAGGCGGAAAATACTTACCTAAGTGGTACCGTCACCGCCCGCCAGGTGGTCAACCAGGGAGATGTTGCTAATTTCGGTAACTTAGGTTTACGCTACGAAAAAACCAGCGCCAATGCTGGCGAGACGCTAGTAACTCGTATTACGAGTATTTCTTATCCATCGGCTAGCAAAGCGGGTCAAAGCGTACGGCGCTCATTCAATGTTATTCCTGCAAATGATGTTACCGCTCAAATCACGTTTAATTACCTGGATGTTGAGCGGGGCAGTCTGAATGAAAACCTATTAGTACTCTATCGTTCCACTAACGGAGGTGCTACATTCGACCAACTCGGCAAAGATGGCCAGAGCACAGCCAATAATTTTGTGTCTAAAGGGCAAATACCTGGCTCGGGACTTTTCACAGTAAGCGTAGAACGAATTCCTCTACCCGTAGCTCTCACCAGCTTCACCGCCGCTCGCCAAGGCGCTGATGCCGCCCTAACTTGGGTTACAGCACAAGAGGAGAACAACGCTGGCTTCGACGTGCAAGTATCGACCGACGGTTCCTCCTTCCGCACGCTTACAACCATCACGCCCAAGTCGCCAAACAGCAGCATCGGCGCTACCTACAAGTACATCGACCAAGAGCTAGGTAAGACTGGCATTCGCTACTACCGCTTGCGCCAGTCAGATGTAGATGGCAAAGAGTCCTTCTATGGCCCTAAAGCAGTCGAGTTTGGTGATGCTGCCGTGGCTTTCTCGGCCGCTCCCAACCCTTTCAACTCAGAAGTTATGCTCACCGCACAGACAAGCGTTGCTGGTGCCGCTACGCTGCGTCTCACCGACATCAATGGCCGTACAGTCCGGGAACAAGCGCTGAGCCTTAATAAAGGAGTATCGACTCTACCTATGTCTGACCTTGATGCCCTGAAGGGTGGCATGTACTTCGTACAGCTTACCCTACCAAATGGTCAGGTACAGCGTCTGAAAGTGCTGAAGCAATAG
- the sdaAA gene encoding L-serine ammonia-lyase, iron-sulfur-dependent, subunit alpha: MSLLFTDFASWQAHCAQTQEPLYQPVLDYEIEQKGRTEAEIWAGLQRAYDVMRDAVHAGLTENMTSRSGMINNGAKKIAASPVTVLSPEFKQLVTRALGAKEVNSCMGRVVAAPTAGASGILPGVLVTLQDLHKLEDRTILEGLLVAAGIALIIEQNASLAGAVGGCQAETGSAAAMGSGAIVYCLGGSVEETFAAVAITIQCMLGLVCDPVAGLVEVPCVVRNASAAAIAFSSAQIAIAGVDPVIPVDECVAALGEVGQSMETRYKETALGGLANTPRGRQIEQRVLVQDINILPDESAE, from the coding sequence ATGTCACTGCTTTTCACAGATTTTGCTAGTTGGCAAGCTCACTGCGCCCAAACGCAGGAGCCCCTGTATCAGCCAGTGCTCGACTATGAGATTGAGCAGAAAGGCCGCACTGAAGCAGAGATTTGGGCGGGTTTGCAACGCGCTTACGACGTGATGCGCGATGCTGTACACGCCGGCCTGACCGAAAACATGACTTCTCGCTCAGGCATGATCAACAACGGCGCTAAGAAAATAGCTGCCTCACCCGTAACAGTGCTTTCCCCTGAGTTCAAACAACTTGTTACCCGGGCACTCGGCGCCAAAGAGGTAAACTCGTGCATGGGCAGGGTGGTAGCAGCCCCTACGGCGGGGGCTTCTGGTATTCTGCCCGGCGTGCTGGTTACCCTGCAAGATCTACACAAGCTTGAAGACCGCACCATCTTGGAAGGGCTGCTGGTGGCCGCAGGTATCGCACTGATTATCGAACAAAACGCTTCCTTGGCAGGCGCCGTGGGAGGCTGCCAAGCGGAGACGGGTAGTGCCGCGGCCATGGGCAGCGGTGCCATTGTGTATTGCCTGGGTGGTAGTGTGGAAGAAACTTTTGCCGCAGTTGCTATCACTATTCAGTGTATGCTAGGTCTGGTATGCGACCCAGTAGCTGGCTTGGTGGAAGTGCCATGCGTTGTGCGCAACGCGTCGGCCGCTGCTATTGCTTTCTCCTCAGCTCAGATCGCCATTGCAGGCGTCGACCCTGTCATTCCTGTTGATGAGTGCGTAGCCGCGCTAGGGGAGGTGGGGCAAAGCATGGAAACACGCTACAAAGAAACCGCCCTGGGCGGCTTGGCCAATACTCCGCGAGGCCGTCAGATTGAACAGCGCGTGTTAGTACAAGATATCAACATCCTGCCCGATGAATCCGCTGAGTGA